From the genome of Arthrobacter russicus:
TCCAGACCCACTTCGGCGAGCACGGTCTTCGGCCGGCTGCGCCCGGTCAAGGACTTGGCCACGATCGGCCCCCAGAGGTTCGGCGTGGGCGCCCAACTGTGCACGATCGCCGGTTGCGCCCGCTGCAGTGCGCTGCGCAGTTCCCGGAGGAAGCGAAAGTCCAATGGGCGTCCTTTGGCCAGCACCGTGGTGGGCACCAAGGCGGCGAAGTCTGCAGCGAGCGGGCCCTCCCGGACCAAGACCACTTCATGCCGGTAGTCGTTCCCGGCGCCGGATAACGCGGTCTTGAGCAAAGCCAGCAGCTGGCGTTCCGCACCGCCGTGGTCGGCTCCACTGAGGTGGACGATGGTGGGTTTCACGAAGCCCTGACCCAACGACGCCGGTTGGCGTATGCCCAAGCGATCGCGCCGAACACCAGCAGCCCGGCCGCTCCGCTGCCCAGCACGATGAGCGGTTTCGGCAGGCCCTGGCCCTGCTCGGTCTTCTCGGCACCGGTCACCACGCCGAGTTTTGCACCCGAGCCGCTGAGCACCTCGGCGACTTTTGCAACCCGGGGCATCACGGTTTCGTAGGCCTGGGCCACCGCGAAGGTTTCTTCCGGGCTGCTGCCGTTGATCTGCACGCTGAACAACAACGGCGAATTCGGGATCAGGCGGGGCGACACCGTGGCGCTGGTGCTGCGGCCCACGACGTCGTCCACCGCGGCCTTGGTCGCCGGATCGGCGACGATTGCGGCGATCACCGGGGTCAGCAGCGCCAGCTGCCCCGACTCAGCCGGCGGCCGCGTCGCCTGCGGGTCCGACGGCTGGCTCGGCGCGGCGGTGCCCGGGATCAACGCATAACTGGAACTGGCCAGGTAGCTCGGTTTCTGCACGCCGCTGGCCAGCACGCCGGCCAGCAAACCAAGGCCCAGGCCCAGCAGCAGCAACAGTGCGGTCGGCCAGCTGCGGCGCCACAGGCTCGGCTTCGGCCGCGCCGCCCGGTTGGTCCGCAAGGCCGGGGTTTCTGATTCGGCCGCGGCAGGCGGTCCGGTTTCCGGCTCGGTTTCCAGTCCGATCTCAACCACATCTTTCATGTCTTCGTTTCCTTCAGTTTCTGCTGCGGATCCGGCCGGGAGCGCGGGGCTTCGGCCGTCCCGGGATCCGGGACCGGCGGTGCCGAGGCGCACCCAGCTCCGGACCGGGCCGGGCAATCGGCCCAGCACCGGGGCAGCAATTTCCATATCGTGGAGGTGCAAAGGTTTGAGCACCGGGAAGGCCAGCAGCAAAACCGCCAAGCCTCCGGCAAGACCGCCGAACAGGGTCAGCAATGACGGTGCGCCGAAGCCCAGCAAGGTCAGCCCGGGCGCGGCGATGAGCAGCATCAGGAACACCGCGTTCCGGATCTCCCGGCCCCGGGGCAAGGCCAGGCCTTCGACCCGGTGGGCTGAGGTCAGCAGTACTACAACCACCACCAATTGGCCCAGCGAGTTCGCCACCGCAGCGCCATAGATCTCATAGGGCGGAATCAGCACGACGTCCAGGACCAAGGTGGCCACCGCCCCGACTGCCTGGGCTTTGACCACTACCCGCAAACGGCCCAATCCCAGCATGGTCGCGCTCACCATGGCGGACATCGGGCCGATCAAAACCGGCAGTACCGCGGAAATCAGCAGAACCTGCCCGGCCGGCTGGTAGACCTGCCCCCAGAACAGGACGATCGCGGACGTGCCGCAGGCCAGGAGGAAACCGGCGGCGACCGCACTGACCACGAACATGATCCGCTGGCCGCCCGCATAACCGCGGCGCACTTTGTGGATCAAGCCGGCGGCTGCCAACGTCGAAACCGTGGGCAGGATCACCGGGATCAAGGCGAGCGGCAGCCGCACCGCGACTTGGCCGGCATTGAAAGCGACATTGTAAAAGGCCAGATGCTCTGGTTGATC
Proteins encoded in this window:
- a CDS encoding lipopolysaccharide biosynthesis protein, yielding MLTQDVRSPERSTPGEAISVASVGRGVAWNALASVAPQLLTLVLSIAVGRILGPAEQGVQSFMIFVASTASVVCALGLPLALQRSLSDSLGGNRLRQSRYLVTWTLRLSLLPALLAVAVTFVVGRLYEPGRWVEWLAVTVYAAAATVHSVGSQALLGMRRYRAASVIGLLGQVIGVPVTIVFLLNGSGITAVVLVVAVTAVLSAVITISMLYRAMNRIGALHTEALPIAGRRKLRRSLLVFAFGSGVLVLLDTVVMQRSELAFLTIFHGDQPEHLAFYNVAFNAGQVAVRLPLALIPVILPTVSTLAAAGLIHKVRRGYAGGQRIMFVVSAVAAGFLLACGTSAIVLFWGQVYQPAGQVLLISAVLPVLIGPMSAMVSATMLGLGRLRVVVKAQAVGAVATLVLDVVLIPPYEIYGAAVANSLGQLVVVVVLLTSAHRVEGLALPRGREIRNAVFLMLLIAAPGLTLLGFGAPSLLTLFGGLAGGLAVLLLAFPVLKPLHLHDMEIAAPVLGRLPGPVRSWVRLGTAGPGSRDGRSPALPAGSAAETEGNEDMKDVVEIGLETEPETGPPAAAESETPALRTNRAARPKPSLWRRSWPTALLLLLGLGLGLLAGVLASGVQKPSYLASSSYALIPGTAAPSQPSDPQATRPPAESGQLALLTPVIAAIVADPATKAAVDDVVGRSTSATVSPRLIPNSPLLFSVQINGSSPEETFAVAQAYETVMPRVAKVAEVLSGSGAKLGVVTGAEKTEQGQGLPKPLIVLGSGAAGLLVFGAIAWAYANRRRWVRAS